One segment of Ziziphus jujuba cultivar Dongzao chromosome 12, ASM3175591v1 DNA contains the following:
- the LOC132800241 gene encoding protein HYPER-SENSITIVITY-RELATED 4-like, producing the protein MNLVFEAAEIYLGSKQNSSQRRVKVGKSEKGANLAVNIDRNEEVVDVFKNLEFKWRLMTTQVEASMNVNHRRMGDLNFSLRSEVRHFELSFHRKHKDKAFGSYFPYILEKAMVIREERKAVNLYSSNGANWCFQQVLLNHPTNLKTLAIDSNLKKESLEDLDNFMNGKEYYKRIGKLGKEATCYMVHQEPAKQA; encoded by the coding sequence ATGAACCTAGTTTTTGAGGCAGCAGAAATCTACTTGGGCTCTAAACAAAACTCATCACAAAGAAGAGTTAAAGTGGGAAAGAGCGAGAAGGGAGCGAATTTAGCAGTTAACATAGATAGAAATGAAGAGGTTGTTGATGTTTTTAAGAATCTAGAATTCAAGTGGAGATTGATGACCACACAAGTTGAAGCATCAATGAATGTAAATCATCGCAGAATGGGGGATCTCAACTTCTCTCTGAGATCAGAAGTGAGACACTTTGAGCTGAGTTTTCACAGGAAGCACAAAGACAAGGCTTTTGGATCATACTTtccatacatattagaaaaagcAATGGTCAttagagaagagagaaaagcTGTGAATCTCTACAGTTCTAATGGAGCAAATTGGTGCTTTCAACAAGTCCTTCTCAATCACCCGACGAACTTGAAGACCCTTGCTATTGATTCCAATCTCAAAAAGGAATCGCTTGAGGATTTGGACAACTTCATGAATGGGAAGGAATATTACAAGAGGATTGGGAAACTTGGAAAAGAGGCTACTTGTTATATGGTCCACCAGGAACCGGCAAAACAAGCTTGA
- the LOC132800243 gene encoding putative disease resistance protein At3g14460 codes for MYGYVKCALSKLCFDKCKYCKCLPPLGQLPSLKTLYIDELSGVVTVGAEFYGINGSNSARKAFASLEFLRCLPANLEIRNCENLEFPMHHDSVKTSLQMVSISKSCGVSDGLQYQHGLTCLSGLRIRGCLKFISFPNGGLHAPNLTSLIVAGCKKLENLPEQMANLLPSLEGLCIIDCPEVESFPEGGLPSNLRRLEIQNCSKLIAQRAKWNLQKLQALTYFELIGGEGVESFPEEGLLPSTLTHLVMYGFTSLKRLDIKALQQLTSLAGLEIESCPELQNLPQQKLPTSLTALHINKCPILKKRCRRDKGKDWNKISHIPVIYIDNKII; via the exons atgtatGGATATGTAAAATGTGCTTTATCTAAGCTTTGCTTTGACAAGTGTAAATATTGCAAGTGCTTGCCACCACTTGGACAGCTACCCTCCCTCAAAACTCTGTATATTGATGAACTTAGTGGAGTGGTGACTGTGGGTGCAGAGTTTTACGGGATTAATGGTTCTAATTCTGCAAGAAAGGCATTTGCATCACTGGAATTTTTGC GATGTCTCCCCGCTAACCTGGAAATCCGTAATTGTGAGAATTTAGAATTCCCAATGCACCATGACTCAGTCAAGACGTCTCTTCAAATGGTTTCCATATCAAAAAGTTGCGGGG TCTCAGATGGGCTGCAATACCAACACGGCCTAACATGTCTATCTGGTCTGCGCATCAGAGGTTGCCTCAAGTTCATATCTTTCCCTAATGGCGGATTGCATGCTCCCAATCTAACTAGTCTTATAGTTGCCGGTTGCAAGAAATTAGAGAACCTGCCTGAGCAAATGGCTAACCTCCTTCCATCTCTGGAAGGGTTGTGTATCATTGATTGTCCAGAGGTGGAGTCGTTTCCTGAAGGTGGTCTACCCTCGAATCTGCGTCGTCTTGAGATTCAAAACTGCTCTAAACTCATTGCACAGCGAGCCAAATGGAATTTACAAAAACTCCAAGCTCTTACATACTTTGAACTCATAGGAGGTGAAGGTGTGGAATCGTTTCCAGAGGAGGGGCTGCTGCCTTCAACTCTTACCCATCTTGTCATGTATGGATTTACAAGTCTTAAGAGGCTGGACATAAAGGCGCTTCAACAACTCACTTCTCTCGCAGGTCTAGAAATCGAGTCGTGCCCTGAATTACAGAATCTACCACAACAAAAGCTGCCTACATCTCTTACTGCTTTACATATCAACAAATGTCCAATCCTTAAAAAAAGGTGTCGGAGGGATAAAGGGAAAGACTGGAACAAGATTTCTCACATCCCCGTCATCTATATCGATAATAAGATCATTTGA
- the LOC107428233 gene encoding putative disease resistance protein At3g14460 produces MEDVGDEYSNELVSTSFFQRSSGQELFGMHDLVHDLAKYVSKGHCIILQDDSSKDAIANVHHASVRYLDSPMRYDSIITEATHLRTIFPLFSTSYRYLSNEVVNLVILNLRYLRVLSFHGCVTMKELSESIGELKHLRFLRLSHTRIERLPKSVSKLLVEMPRQMSKLKSLQTLTDYIAGKDNATNIGELRELSDLQGQLCLQNLENVAKASDASDAKLVDKKYLEALRLDWKGDDKDRKHDRDFATTWTATIPETLEIHGLNRVVNVGAEFYGFNSSNNSVRKPFASLRILSFSNMSAWKKWSSIEVEEGGEVFHKLQELRIINCDKLTTIDWPRKLPCLTKLIIKGSSVGIVSSFPRTPALLMLKLGKCEKLKLEELSQTVQSIKVGGCNGVESLMKILKKSQSGSHPNLQRLHIHNCSSPTTLPTGCLPSTLTQLKIKNFFVFKNVKTRISLSLVRPTSQPKISIFTSFPSDRWHAPNLSILVLHGCKKLKKLPEQMSNVLSSLKCLRISDCPELESFPESGLPSTLMELWLANCSKLIAQRMKWNLQTFQSLTSFTIVDEFGNVELFPEEGLLPTSLTVLWICGFPHPKRLEELKQLTSLKNLRIWRCPQLHDLPQQGFPTSLAYLDIQKCPILKERCQIDKGQDWNIISNIFRIDIDGDRIIGR; encoded by the exons atgGAAGATGTAGGTGATGAATATTCCAATGAGTTAGTTTCAACATCATTTTTCCAAAGATCTAGTGGACAAGAATTATTTGGCATGCATGATCTTGTTCATGATTTAGCCAAATATGTATCCAAGGGACATTGTATTATATTACAAGATGACAGCTCAAAAGATGCCATTGCGAATGTGCATCATGCTTCTGTTAGATATTTGGATTCGCCAATGAGATATGATTCTATTATTACTGAAGCAACCCATTTGCGTACCATtttcccactattttcgacttCATATAGATACTTATCTAATGAAGTAGTGAATCTTGTAATATTAAACTTGAGGTATTTAAGAGTATTATCATTTCATGGTTGTGTAACTATGAAGGAATTGTCTGAATCAATTGGTGAGCTAAAGCATCTTCGCTTCCTTAGGCTCAGCCACACTAGAATTGAAAGACTGCCAAAATCTGTGAGTAAGTT ATTGGTAGAGATGCCAAGGCAAATGAGTAAATTGAAAAGTCTCCAAACGTTGACTGATTACATTGCCGGAAAAGATAATGCGACCAACATAGGAGAGTTGAGGGAGCTTTCCGATCTTCAAGGGCAACTTTGTCTTCAGAATTTAGAGAATGTTGCAAAAGCAAGTGATGCATCAGATGCCAAGTTGGTGGACAAGAAGTATCTTGAAGCACTGCGTTTGGACTGGAAAGGCGATGATAAAGATCGAAAACATGACAGAGAT TTTGCCACCACTTGGACAGCTACCATCCCTGAAACTCTTGAAATTCATGGACTAAATAGGGTGGTGAATGTGGGTGCTGAGTTTTACGGGTTCAATTCTTCTAATAATTCTGTGAGAAAGCCGTTTGCATCATTGAGAATCTTAAGTTTCAGTAATATGTCAGCATGGAAAAAATGGTCTTCCATTGAAGTTGAAGAAGGTGGCGAAGTTTTCCACAAGCTGCAAGAACTCCGAATAATTAACTGCGATAAGCTGACGACAATTGATTGGCCAAGAAAACTGCCATGTTTAACAAAGCTTATAATTAAAGGAAGTAGTGTGGGTATTGTTTCGTCATTTCCAAGGACTCCAGCTCTCCTTATGTTGAAGTTAGGCAAGTGTGAAAAGCTGAAGCTAGAAGAGTTGTCACAAACAGTGCAATCAATTAAAGTTGGAGGGTGTAATGGTGTAGAATCATTGATgaagatattaaagaaaagccAAAGTGGTAGTCATCCTAATCTTCAACGTCTACATATCCACAATTGCTCATCCCCAACTACATTGCCAACAGGATGTCTGCCTAGTACCCTGACACAGCTAAAAATCAAGAACT TCTTCGTCTTCAAGAATGTGAAAACTAGAATCTCTCTCAGTCTCGTCAGGCCAACATCCCAGCCTAAAATCTCTATCTTCACATCTTTTCCCAGTGACAGGTGGCATGCCCCCAATCTTAGTATTCTCGTACTTCATGGTTGCAAGAAACTAAAGAAGCTTCCTGAACAAATGTCTAACGTCCTTTCATCTCTGAAATGCTTGCGGATCAGTGATTGTCCTGAGCTGGAGTCATTTCCTGAAAGCGGTCTCCCATCTACTCTGATGGAACTTTGGCTAGCAAACTGCAGTAAATTGATAGCACAGAGAATGAAGTGGAATTTGCAAACATTCCAATCTCTTACAAGCTTTACAATCGTAGATGAATTTGGAAATGTGGAATTGTTTCCAGAGGAGGGCTTGCTGCCTACAAGTCTCACTGTTTTATGGATTTGTGGATTTCCACATCCTAAAAGGCTGGAGGAGCTTAAACAGCTCACCTCTCTCAAAAATCTACGCATATGGAGATGCCCTCAATTACACGATCTGCCACAACAAGGCTTTCCTACCTCTCTTGCTTATTTAGATATCCAGAAATGTCCAATCCTCAAAGAAAGATGCCAGATTGACAAAGGACAAGATTGGAACATTATCTCTAACATCTTCAGGATTGACATTGATGGTGATCGCATCATTGGAAGATAA
- the LOC132800242 gene encoding AAA-ATPase At3g50940-like: MSNHLKFDIYNLDLTNIQNDSHLRFFLLGMSSRAVILVEDIDCSFKLKNWDLPEDQTQTQGDHSGKVTLSGLLNFVDGFYSCCGEGRIMIFTTNYKERLDPALLRPGRMDMHICLSYCNASVFDQLAFNYLGLHHHHLFDEIKQLIEVIEVTPAELGGS, from the coding sequence ATGTCAAATCACCTTAAGTTTGACATCTACAACTTGGatttaacaaatattcaaaACGATTCCCATCTCAGATTCTTTCTTCTCGGGATGTCTAGCCGAGCAGTAATTCTGGTAGAGGACATAGATTGCTCTTTCAAGTTAAAAAACTGGGATTTGCCAGAGGATCAAACGCAAACACAAGGAGATCATAGTGGTAAGGTAACACTGTCAGGACTGTTGAATTTTGTTGATGGATTTTATTCATGCTGTGGAGAAGGAAGAATCATGATATTTACGACCAACTACAAAGAAAGACTTGACCCAGCTTTGCTGAGACCTGGTAGAATGGACATGCATATTTGCTTGTCATACTGCAATGCTTCTGTTTTTGACCAGCTTGCATTTAACTATCTGGGGCTTCACCACCATCATCTGTTTGATGAGATCAAACAGTTGATAGAAGTGATCGAGGTCACTCCAGCAGAATTGGGTGGGAGTTGA